From one Lolium rigidum isolate FL_2022 chromosome 4, APGP_CSIRO_Lrig_0.1, whole genome shotgun sequence genomic stretch:
- the LOC124650178 gene encoding ABC transporter C family member 3-like: protein MKQPLLNQEASSSVEETSTKSLFTDAGWFSIITFSWMGPLLDLGRRKTLDLDDVPLLDDNDSVHGVLPKFKAKIVSNSATGQFTDVTTVKLAKVLVLTTWKLILITAVYALLSTVAAYVGPYLIEYFVDYLNKSSRSTKEGYVLVLIFVIAQFIEGFSTRHLQFRSTQVGVRACSSLVATIYQKCLALSNQSRQSNSTGEMINVVSLDAECVGNFSRSMHDVWLLPVQIVLGMLILYSALGLAAFAALAATVLTMVANIPLGTIEQNYQEKTMTAKDARMRAMSEILRNMRTLKLQGWEMFFLSKIKELRKVEMNWLKKNVYTSAMLLSVFFCAPAFVAMITFGTCVLLGIPLETGKVLSALATFRQLQTPIHGLPDAVSMIIQTKVSLDRISSYLCLEEVPNDAVTKLPRGTTNVSIEVRNGQFSWNPSSQVPTLQDLNFRIQEGMRVAICGTVGSGKSSLLSCILGEIPKLLGEVKTCGRIAYVSQSPWIQSGNIQDNILFGTEMNSGRYEKVLEACSLIKDLAILPLGDQTIIGERGINLSGGQKQRIQIARALYHDADIYLFDDPFSAVDAHTGLHLFKECLLGFLASKTVVYVTHHVEFLPSADVIMVLKDGKITQAGDYTEIINSGEEFTELIVSHKDALSTMDMLEIPSSNFGSTFDHNVSGSTPPIADEQKDDNTAEVIVDNGQLVQEEEREKGRVGFIVYWKYITMAYKGALVPLILVTQIIFQSLQIGSNLWIAWAAPISKDVNPPVSTSTMINVYVALALVTSVFVFIRSGLLVMAGCKTATMLFDKMHQCIFRAPMSFFDSTPSGRILNRASTDQRAVDTRIFELMGYLLFPAIELLGTIVLMSRVAWPVFVIFVPIIVSSLWYQRYYIDAARELQRLTGVCRAPVMQHFAESMTGSNIIRCFDKERQFISSTGHLVDNLSRPSLYNAAAMEWLCFRLDFLSSFIFAFALILLVTLPTTLIDSKTAGLAVTYGLSLSMLQGWAIAVLCSLENRMISVERILQYMTIPSEPPLIISESMPGCQWPTKGEIELRNLHVQYAPHLPLVLKGVTCTLSGGMKTGIVGRTGGGKSTLIQALFRIVNPCIGQILIDGIDISTIGLHDLRTRLSIIPQDPVMFEGTLRSNIDPLSEYSDEQIWEALDSCHLGDEVRKNERKLDSTVTENGENWSAGQRQLVCLGRVILKRRKILVLDEATSSVDPKTDSLIQETLKQQFAGCTVITIAHRITSVLDSGKVILLDNGEIAEHDSPAKLLEDSSSLFSKLVSEYSMGSDYK from the exons ATGAAACAACCACTTTTGAACCAGGAGGCTTCTTCCTCAGTTGAGGAAACAAGCACTAAATCACTTTTCACAGATGCTGGGTGGTTTAGTATTATCACTTTTTCTTGGATGGGACCTTTACTTGATCTTGGCAGAAGGAAAACACTAGATCTTGATGATGTGCCCTTATTGGATGACAATGACAGTGTCCATGGGGTCCTGCCTAAGTTTAAGGCAAAGATTGTCTCAAATTCTGCGACGGGGCAGTTCACTGACGTCACAACAGTTAAGCTGGCCAAAGTTCTTGTGCTTACAACATGGAAACTAATCCTCATCACTGCAGTCTATGCCCTACTGAGTACTGTTGCTGCATATGTTGGTCCCTACCTGATTGAGTACTTTGTGGACTACCTAAATAAGAGCTCAAGATCCACTAAAGAGGGCTACGTTTTAGTGTTGATATTTGTTATTGCACAGTTCATCGAAGGCTTCTCAACAAGGCATTTGCAGTTTAGATCAACACAAGTAGGTGTGCGTGCATGTTCATCACTTGTTGCTACTATTTACCAAAAATGCCTTGCCTTGTCCAATCAGTCCAGGCAAAGCAACTCAACTGGAGAGATGATCAATGTTGTGAGCCTTGATGCTGAGTGTGTAGGAAATTTCAGTCGCTCCATGCATGATGTTTGGCTTCTTCCTGTGCAAATTGTTCTAGGCATGCTCATCTTATACTCGGCACTTGGTTTGGCAGCATTTGCTGCCCTTGCTGCCACTGTTTTGACAATGGTGGCTAATATACCTTTAGGGACTATCGAGCAAAATTACCAAGAGAAAACGATGACCGCCAAGGATGCGAGAATGAGGGCCATGTCTGAGATCTTACGCAACATGCGCACTCTCAAGCTTCAAGGATGGGAAATGTTTTTCTTGTCAAAGATCAAAGAGTTGAGGAAGGTAGAGATGAATTGGCTAAAGAAGAACGTATACACCTCGGCTATGCTTCTATCTGTCTTCTTTTGTGCTCCTGCTTTTGTTGCTATGATCACTTTTGGAACTTGTGTGCTTTTGGGCATTCCATTAGAAACAGGTAAAGTTCTATCTGCTCTGGCAACATTTAGACAACTGCAAACACCTATTCATGGCCTCCCCGATGCGGTTTCTATGATCATCCAGACAAAAGTATCACTTGACAGGATAAGCTCATATTTGTGTCTTGAGGAAGTACCTAATGATGCTGTAACTAAGCTTCCTAGAGGCACCACCAATGTATCAATTGAGGTTAGGAATGGTCAGTTCTCTTGGAATCCATCTTCTCAAGTGCCTACTCTTCAAGACTTGAACTTCCGTATACAAGAAGGGATGAGGGTTGCTATCTGTGGAACAGTTGGATCTGGTAAATCCAGTTTATTGTCTTGCATACTTGGTGAGATACCAAAATTATTAGGAGAGGTTAAAACTTGTGGTAGGATTGCCTACGTTAGCCAATCACCTTGGATACAGAGTGGgaatattcaagataatatactttTTGGCACAGAAATGAACAGCGGAAGGTATGAAAAGGTCCTTGAAGCATGCTCCCTTATCAAGGACCTCGCTATATTACCATTGGGTGACCAAACTATTATAGGAGAGAGAGGCATTAACCTTAGTGGTGGACAAAAACAAAGGATACAAATAGCCCGTGCCTTGTACCATGATGCTGATATCTATCTATTTGATGATCCGTTTAGTGCGGTTGATGCTCATACTGGATTACACTTGTTCAAG GAATGCTTGCTTGGATTTTTAGCTTCAAAAACAGTCGTGTATGTTACCCACCATGTAGAATTCTTACCTTCAGCCGATGTTATCATG GTCTTGAAAGACGGGAAAATTACACAAGCAGGGGATTACACTGAAATtatcaattccggagaagaattcACTGAGTTAATTGTGTCCCATAAGGATGCGTTATCTACTATGGACATGCTAGAGATCCCAAGCAGTAATTTTGGAAGTACCTTCGATCATAATGTCAGTGGAAGCACCCCACCCATAGCAGATGAGCAAAAAGATGATAACACTGCAGAAGTGATTGTTGATAATGGTCAACTTGTacaagaagaagagagggagaaagGCCGGGTTGGGTTTATTGTCTACTGGAAATACATTACAATGGCATACAAAGGAGCACTTGTGCCACTTATTTTGGTAACTCAGATTATTTTTCAGTCTCTTCAAATTGGAAGTAATTTATGGATTGCTTGGGCAGCTCCAATATCTAAAGATGTGAATCCTCCAGTCAGTACCTCGACAATGATAAATGTATATGTTGCATTAGCTCTTGTTACCTCGGTGTTCGTCTTCATACGATCCGGTCTTCTTGTCATGGCTGGATGTAAGACTGCAACAATGCTATTTGAcaagatgcaccaatgcatattcCGAGCACCTATGTCTTTCTTTGACTCCACTCCTAGTGGCCGTATTTTGAATAGA GCTTCCACCGATCAGAGAGCAGTGGATACTCGTATTTTTGAATTGATGGGTTATCTTTTATTTCCTGCTATCGAACTTCTTGGAACAATTGTTCTAATGTCACGGGTGGCATGGCCAGTTTTTGTAATTTTCGTCCCCATTATTGTTTCATCTCTGTGGTACCAG CGCTACTACATAGATGCTGCTAGGGAGTTGCAAAGGTTAACTGGAGTTTGCAGAGCTCCTGTTATGCAGCATTTTGCTGAATCAATGACTGGCTCAAATATAATTAGGTGCTTTGATAAAGAAAGACAATTCATAAGTTCTACTGGCCATTTGGTGGATAATTTGTCTCGACCAAGTTTATATAATGCTGCTGCAATGGAATGGTTGTGCTTTCGCTTGGACTTTCTTTCGTCCTTTATTTTTGCATTTGCCTTGATACTTCTAGTCACCTTGCCAACTACTCTAATTGACTCAA AGACAGCTGGTCTTGCAGTCACTTATGGACTAAGTCTGAGTATGCTGCAAGGATGGGCTATTGCAGTCCTCTGTAGTTTGGAAAATAGAATGATATCTGTGGAAAGAATATTGCAATACATGACTATTCCTTCTGAACCACCCCTTATCATATCAGAAAGTATGCCGGGCTGCCAGTGGCCAACAAAGGGTGAAATTGAGCTTCGCAACCTTCAT GTACAATATGCGCCGCACCTTCCTTTAGTTTTGAAAGGGGTGACATGCACCTTATCTGGAGGTATGAAGACTGGTATTGTTGGAAGAACAGGTGGTGGAAAGTCAACCTTGATTCAAGCACTATTCCGCATTGTCAATCCATGTATCGGGCAAATATTGATAGATGGTATTGACATCTCTACCATTGGACTGCATGACCTGCGGACGAGATTGAGCATCATTCCACAAGATCCTGTTATGTTTGAGGGGACTCTGCGAAGCAATATCGACCCTCTGAGTGAATATAGTGATGAGCAAATCTGGGAG GCATTGGATTCCTGTCATCTTGgagatgaagttagaaagaacgaGCGTAAACTCGACTCTACAG TCACAGAGAATGGCGAAAACTGGAGCGCGGGTCAGCGGCAGCTTGTTTGTTTGGGAAGGGTGATTCTGAAGAGGAGAAAGATTTTAGTTTTGGATGAAGCAACTTCTTCCGTCGATCCAAAAACCGACAGCCTGATTCAGGAAACCTTGAAGCAGCAATTCGCTGGATGCACTGTGATTACAATAGCACATCGTATTACATCAGTCCTTGACAGTGGGAAGGTCATTCTTCTGGACAACG GTGAAATTGCAGAGCATGACTCACCAGCGAAACTGCTAGAAGACAGTTCATCCCTATTTTCCAAACTTGTGTCAGAATACTCAATGGGGTCAGATTATAAGTAG
- the LOC124648562 gene encoding BURP domain-containing protein 4-like: MEFAATSLGTTPRAARTVIHGRGEPVRYVVAPNGVTSIGRGKVVPCHPLPYPADLLYCHRPGNVQAFSVELVGQEDPSLGATAIAVCHEKTDAWALEYFAMLNGTRGEPVCHYMPEKYLLWVPAAELKL; the protein is encoded by the coding sequence ATGGAGTTCGCCGCCACTTCCCTGGGCACGACGCCGCGAGCGGCCAGGACGGTCATCCACGGGCGCGGGGAGCCTGTCAGGTACGTGGTGGCGCCCAACGGCGTCACCAGCATCGGCCGTGGCAAGGTGGTGCCGTGCCACCCGCTGCCGTACCCGGCGGACCTGCTGTACTGCCACCGGCCGGGCAACGTGCAGGCATTTAGCGTGGAGCTCGTCGGGCAGGAGGACCCCTCGTTGGGTGCCACGGCGATCGCCGTGTGCCACGAGAAGACGGATGCATGGGCCCTGGAGTATTTCGCAATGCTCAACGGAACCCGTGGTGAGCCGGTATGCCACTACATGCCGGAGAAATACCTGCTGTGGGTACCTGCTGCTGAGCTGAAGCTATGA